From a single Acidimicrobiia bacterium genomic region:
- a CDS encoding MerR family DNA-binding transcriptional regulator, giving the protein MPDAGPLSIGEVINLLKDDFPEISVSKVRFLENQGLIAPTRSASGYRQFFEEDLERLGFILEQQRDHFLPLKVIKSRLADWEHGITSWDDDETPTAEFFSEDEPVTEDELVRRSGLSSAEVAELEGHGVLRRTKGGLFGPDALAVARQSRLLLDLGLESRHIRTLRLTADRQADLVQQLIAPLMRTASPEAHQNVADRMAILARAFATTTMHLLREELATILDR; this is encoded by the coding sequence ATGCCTGACGCCGGACCGCTATCCATTGGCGAAGTAATCAACCTCCTCAAGGATGATTTCCCGGAGATCTCGGTCTCGAAAGTACGGTTTCTTGAGAATCAGGGGCTGATCGCGCCGACGCGGTCCGCCTCCGGGTACCGCCAGTTCTTTGAGGAAGACCTGGAGCGACTCGGCTTTATCCTCGAGCAGCAGCGAGACCACTTCCTCCCCCTCAAGGTCATCAAATCCCGGTTGGCGGACTGGGAGCACGGGATCACGTCCTGGGACGACGATGAAACCCCGACCGCTGAGTTCTTCAGCGAGGACGAACCGGTGACGGAGGATGAACTCGTAAGAAGATCCGGCCTCTCGAGTGCCGAAGTCGCCGAACTCGAGGGCCACGGCGTTCTGCGACGAACCAAAGGCGGCCTCTTCGGTCCAGATGCTCTGGCGGTGGCGAGACAATCTCGTCTGCTACTGGATCTTGGGTTGGAGTCCCGTCACATACGGACACTGCGGTTGACGGCGGATCGCCAGGCGGACCTGGTGCAACAACTCATCGCTCCGCTCATGCGCACGGCCAGTCCTGAAGCTCACCAGAACGTCGCCGACCGAATGGCGATCCTCGCCAGGGCGTTCGCGACGACGACAATGCATCTTCTGCGCGAGGAACTTGCCACCATCCTTGACCGATGA
- a CDS encoding FHA domain-containing protein, producing MTCPTCHNELPEESSECPTCAVEGDVEPTVIFVPVTPGQHPALSAEEAAHVDGVPGYALVVERGPRAGLTYILNQGTTTVGRHPNSDIFLDDITVSRHHCRFMLSETGLIVEDSGSTNGTYVRDVGVERAPLQAGDEVIVGKFHLIVALGDA from the coding sequence ATGACGTGTCCCACCTGCCATAACGAGTTGCCCGAGGAATCCTCGGAATGCCCGACGTGCGCCGTCGAGGGAGACGTTGAACCAACCGTCATTTTTGTCCCGGTCACGCCGGGCCAACATCCGGCTCTGTCGGCTGAGGAAGCGGCCCATGTCGATGGCGTACCGGGATATGCGCTCGTCGTTGAACGGGGTCCGCGAGCCGGGTTGACCTATATCCTCAACCAGGGCACGACCACGGTTGGTCGACACCCAAATAGCGACATCTTTCTGGACGACATCACGGTAAGTCGCCATCATTGTCGTTTTATGCTTTCGGAAACTGGACTCATCGTTGAAGACTCTGGTTCCACGAACGGAACCTATGTGCGTGATGTGGGCGTCGAACGTGCTCCGCTCCAGGCGGGGGATGAAGTCATTGTCGGGAAGTTCCATCTGATAGTGGCGCTTGGTGATGCCTGA
- the gcvH gene encoding glycine cleavage system protein GcvH: protein MNIPEDRLYTAAHEWIVRGDDGVLTVGISDFAQDALGDIVYVDLPDLGADVTAGETLAEVESTKSVGEVYSPVSGKVVAVNTSLDDQPELVNSDPYGAGWIVKLTPSDGADLSVLIDSQAYGALVAEL from the coding sequence ATGAACATTCCTGAAGATCGTCTGTATACCGCGGCGCACGAGTGGATCGTGCGTGGCGATGATGGTGTACTGACCGTCGGAATCAGTGATTTTGCTCAGGACGCGTTGGGCGACATCGTATATGTTGATCTACCTGACCTTGGTGCGGACGTGACGGCCGGCGAGACCCTCGCCGAGGTCGAATCCACGAAGTCGGTCGGTGAGGTGTACTCACCGGTATCGGGCAAAGTAGTCGCCGTCAACACATCGCTCGACGATCAACCCGAACTCGTGAACAGCGATCCATACGGAGCCGGTTGGATCGTTAAGCTGACTCCTTCCGACGGCGCCGATCTTTCGGTACTCATCGACAGTCAAGCCTACGGCGCTCTGGTAGCGGAGTTATAG
- a CDS encoding CDP-alcohol phosphatidyltransferase family protein produces the protein MWSRLLADRRGGEDRVLTFPNVISFARILAVPYFVWLLLGADELIAAGFLLLAIGSTDWLDGYLARRLGQVSKLGKMLDPIADRLAIVAAVVAGWIAGILPGWFVGGLLVRESIVAVLAVWLLLVHHDTIDVRWIGKLATFLLYGSIPAYYVAEAGFLDQVLQPLAGLAGIVGLGLYWAVAVLYGADVRLAARKSLSSQATEEKDRHEHS, from the coding sequence TTGTGGAGTCGTCTGCTGGCTGATCGGCGGGGGGGCGAGGACCGGGTCCTGACATTCCCCAACGTAATCTCCTTTGCCCGCATTCTGGCGGTGCCCTATTTTGTGTGGTTGTTGCTGGGCGCCGACGAACTGATCGCGGCCGGGTTTCTGCTTCTGGCAATCGGCAGCACCGACTGGCTGGACGGTTATCTCGCCAGACGGTTGGGCCAGGTTTCGAAGCTCGGCAAAATGCTCGACCCGATCGCCGACCGACTGGCGATCGTCGCCGCGGTGGTCGCCGGGTGGATCGCCGGTATTCTCCCCGGCTGGTTCGTCGGTGGTCTCCTGGTGAGGGAGAGCATCGTGGCCGTACTTGCCGTCTGGTTGTTGCTGGTTCACCATGACACGATCGATGTTCGGTGGATCGGGAAACTTGCCACGTTCCTGTTGTACGGCTCCATTCCTGCGTACTATGTGGCCGAGGCCGGGTTTCTCGACCAGGTCTTGCAGCCGCTGGCCGGCCTGGCAGGCATCGTCGGGTTAGGTCTTTACTGGGCCGTGGCAGTTTTGTACGGCGCAGATGTGCGCCTCGCTGCCAGAAAATCGTTAAGCTCCCAAGCAACCGAAGAGAAGGACCGCCATGAACATTCCTGA
- a CDS encoding ABC transporter ATP-binding protein, translating into MTDVQAPASTRPLVKVEGLQKLFPIGSSRFRAPEAYVHAVDGINFEIAPGESLGLVGESGCGKSTTGRMLVRLMEPTAGSILLQDGDEMLDIAAIDKRDMLRFRRRVQMIFQDPFESLNPRRTVYDTVAEPLTVQRVGSVLEREVRVAKLLDLVGLSPADTFMFRYPHELSGGQRQRVAIARALVLDPSFVVADEPTSMLDVSIRISIMDLMLSLAEEFGVSYLYITHDLAVARYMCDRIAVMYLGKIVEITDTEELLSNPLHPYTKALLSAVPVPDPAYKRPDVLIKGGIAKAINPPPVCRFVDRCPMATDFCRTHDHPDLEDKGNRHFVACHLVESSAG; encoded by the coding sequence ATGACCGACGTGCAAGCACCAGCTTCGACCCGGCCGCTCGTCAAGGTCGAGGGTCTCCAGAAGCTGTTCCCGATCGGCTCGAGCCGTTTTCGTGCACCGGAGGCTTATGTCCATGCGGTTGACGGCATCAACTTTGAGATCGCCCCGGGGGAGTCCCTCGGGTTGGTCGGGGAGTCAGGCTGCGGCAAGTCGACGACCGGCCGCATGTTGGTCCGGCTTATGGAACCCACTGCCGGCTCGATCTTGCTGCAAGACGGCGACGAGATGCTCGACATCGCAGCCATCGACAAGCGTGACATGTTGCGTTTCCGGCGACGGGTTCAGATGATATTCCAGGACCCCTTCGAGTCGCTGAACCCCCGCCGAACCGTGTACGACACCGTAGCTGAGCCACTGACTGTCCAACGGGTTGGGAGCGTTCTGGAACGTGAGGTGCGGGTTGCCAAGCTGCTCGACCTCGTGGGACTGTCCCCAGCCGACACGTTTATGTTCAGGTACCCGCACGAGCTTTCCGGTGGGCAACGCCAGCGGGTCGCCATTGCTCGAGCGTTGGTACTTGACCCGTCGTTCGTCGTGGCGGATGAACCAACATCGATGCTTGACGTTTCGATCCGGATCTCCATCATGGACCTTATGCTGTCCCTCGCTGAAGAGTTCGGTGTGTCCTATCTGTACATCACCCATGACCTGGCGGTGGCCCGATACATGTGTGATCGAATCGCGGTGATGTATCTCGGCAAGATCGTCGAGATCACCGACACCGAAGAGCTGTTGTCGAATCCCTTACACCCGTACACGAAAGCGTTGCTGTCGGCAGTGCCGGTGCCAGATCCCGCCTATAAGCGACCCGACGTTCTCATCAAGGGTGGAATTGCCAAGGCGATCAATCCACCGCCGGTTTGTCGTTTTGTCGACCGCTGCCCGATGGCAACGGATTTCTGTCGCACTCACGACCACCCTGATCTTGAGGACAAGGGAAACCGTCATTTTGTGGCATGCCACCTTGTGGAGTCGTCTGCTGGCTGA